A genomic stretch from Gavia stellata isolate bGavSte3 chromosome 24, bGavSte3.hap2, whole genome shotgun sequence includes:
- the USP20 gene encoding ubiquitin carboxyl-terminal hydrolase 20 isoform X2 translates to MTDTRDICPHLDSIGEVTRDDLLLKSKGTCQSCGAVGPNLWACLQIGCPYVGCGESFADHSTLHAQAKKHNLTVNLTTFRVWCYACEKEVFLDQRLATHTQSPPVKFNEPDSPLPAHPLKAVPIAVADEGESESEDDDLKPRGLTGMKNLGNSCYMNAALQALSNCPPLTQFFLECGGLVRTDKKPALCKSYQKLVSEVWHKKRPSYVVPSSLSHGIKLVNPMFRGYAQQDTQEFLRCLMDQLHEELKEPIVAETRDLDTSDQDDKREGDRSPSEDEFLSCDSSSDRGEGDGQSRTTGNMGSSSLAETELLIQDEAGRGISEKERMKDRKFSCGHRRSNSEQVDEDADVDTTMMPVDGRASPEMLPAPRPASPCRTPEPDNDAYVRCSSRPCSPVHHEVHSKLSSSPPRSSPARLGPSYVLKKGSARSASGKKKKELRYRSVISDIFDGSILSLVQCLTCDRVSTTVETFQDLSLPIPGKEDLAKLHSAIYQNVPAKTGACGDNYASQGWIAFIMEYIRRFVVSCIPSWFWGPVVTLEDCLAAFFAADELKGDNMYSCERCKKLRNGVKYCKVLRLPEILCIHLKRFRHEVMYSFKINSHVSFPLEGLDLRPFLAKECVSQITTYDLLSVICHHGTAGSGHYIAYCQNVINGQWYEFDDQYVTEVHETVVQNAEAYVLFYRKSSEEAVRERQKVVSLASMKEHSLLQFYISREWLNKFNTFAEPGPITNHTFLCSHGGIPPNKYHYIDDLVVILPQNVWEYLYNRFGGGPAVNHLYVCSICQVEIEALAKRRRIEIDTFIKLNKAFQAEESPSVIYCISMQWFREWEAFVKGKDNEPPGPIDNSKIALTKAGGHVQVKQGADYGQISEETWIYLSTLYGGGPEIAIRQNVAQVQELENLHGEQKIEAETRVV, encoded by the exons ATGACGGATACAAGAGACATCTGTCCTCACCTGGATTCCATAGGAGAGGTGACCAGGGATGATCTGCTGCTCAAATCCAAG GGAACTTGCCAGTCTTGTGGAGCTGTGGGACCAAATCTCTGGGCTTGTCTTCAG ATTGGTTGTCCTTACGTTGGTTGTGGGGAGTCCTTTGCTGACCACAGCACACTTCATGCACAG GCCAAAAAGCACAACCTGACGGTGAATCTGACCACTTTCCGTGTCTGGTGTTACGCTTGTGAGAAGGAGGTGTTCTTGGACCAGCGGCTGGCAACGCACACGCAGTCACCGCCAGTAAAGTTCAATGAACCG GATTCTCCATTGCCTGCTCACCCTTTGAAAGCTGTTCCAATTGCAGTGGCTGATGAAGGCGAATCTGAATCAGAGGATGATGATTTGAAACCAAGAG GCCTTACTGGAATGAAAAATCTTGGGAACTCCTGCTACATGAATGCAGCACTTCAGGCTCTCTCTAACTG ccCACCTCTCACACAGTTTTTTCTGGAATGTGGTGGACTGGTCCGTACAGATAAGAAACCAGCACTGTGCAAAAGCTACCAGAAGTTGGTGTCTGAGGTTTGGCATAAGAAACG CCCGAGTTATGTTGTTCCAAGCAGTCTATCCCATGGAATTAAACTCGTCAACCCCATGTTCCGAGGCTATGCACAGCAG GACACTCAGGAGTTCCTGCGGTGCCTGATGGATCAGCTTCATGAAGAACTGAAGGAACCAATTGTTGCAGAGACGAGAGATTTGGATACCAGTGACCAGGACGACAAGCGAGAGGGTGACCGAAGTCCTTCGGAGGATGAGTTTCTCTCCTGTGACTCCAGCAGTGACAGGGGTGAAGGAGATGGTCAAAGCCGGACCACAGGGAACAtgggcagcagctccctggcagAGACAGAGTTGTTGATCCAAGATGAAGCAGGGAGAGGGATCTCCGAGAAAGAGAGGATGAAGGACAGAAAGTTCTCCTGTGGCCATCGGCGCAGCAACTCGGAGCAGGTGGATGAGGATGCAGATGTTGATACTACTATGATGCCAGTTGATGGTAGAGCCTCACCTGAGATGCTGCCAGCTCCCCGTCCTGCCAGCCCATGCAGGACACCCG AACCTGACAACGATGCCTACGTGCGCTGCTCCTCACGTCCCTGCAGTCCAGTCCATCATGAAGTGCACTCCAAGCTCTCTAGCAGTCCTCCTCGCTCCAGTCCTGCCAGGCTTGGACCTTCCTATGTACTCAAGAAAGGTAGCGCAAGGAGT GCttctgggaaaaagaagaaagaacttCGCTATCGCAGTGTGATTTCTGACATCTTCGATGGCTCCATTCTCAGCCTGGTGCAGTGCCTCACCTGCGACAGA GTTTCTACAACAGTGGAGACATTCCAGGACCTGTCACTCCCAATCCCAGGGAAGGAGGACTTGGCCAAGTTGCACTCTGCCATCTACCAAAACGTGCCAGCTAAGACAGGGGCATGTGGGGACAACTATGCCTCACAAGGCTGGATTGCTTTCATCATGGAGTATATCCGGAG aTTTGTGGTGTCCTGTATCCCTAGTTGGTTTTGGGGTCCTGTTGTGACGCTGGAGGATTGCCTTGCTGCCTTTTTTGCAGCAGATGAGTTGAAGG GGGACAACATGTACAGTTGTGAACGGTGTAAAAA gCTGCGGAATGGAGTAAAGTATTGCAAAGTCCTCCGGCTACCAGAG ATTCTTTGCATCCACTTGAAACGGTTCCGGCATGAGGTGATGTATTCCTTCAAGATCAACAGTCATGTCTCCTTCCCCTTGGAAGGGCTGGATCTGCGACCTTTCCTAGCCAAGGAGTGTGTCTCCCAGATCACCACCTACGATCTCCTGTCGGTCATCTGTCACCACGGCACAGCAGGCA GTGGGCATTACATAGCCTACTGCCAGAACGTGATCAATGGCCAGTGGTATGAGTTTGATGACCAGTATGTCACTGAAGTCCATGAGACAGTGGTACAGAATGCAGAAGCCTATGTCTTGTTCTACAG GAAAAGCAGTGAAGAAGCTGTGCGAGAGCGTCAGAAGGTTGTGTCCCTTGCCAGCATGAAGGAGCACAGTTTACTGCAGTTCTACATCTCTCGAGAGTGGCTCAATAAATTCAACACCTTTGCTGAGCCTGGTCCCATCACCAATCACACCTTTCTGTGCTCTCATGGAG GGATCCCTCCTAATAAGTACCACTACATCGATGACCTGGTTGTGATTCTGCCCCAGAATGTGTGGGAATATCTCTACAACAG GTTCGGAGGCGGCCCTGCTGTGAACCATCTGTATGTGTGCTCGATTTGCCAAGTGGAGATTGAAGCACTTGCCAAACGCAGGAGAATTGAAATCGACACCTTCATCAAG CTGAACAAGGCATTCCAGGCAGAGGAGTCTCCAAGCGTCATCTATTGTATCAGCATGCAGTGGTTCCGTGAGTGGGAAGCCTTTGTCAAGGGGAAGGATAATG AGCCTCCCGGACCAATTGACAACAGCAAGATTGCACTCACAAAAGCAGGTGGCCACGTGCAAGTTAAGCAGG GTGCTGACTATGGGCAGATTTCTGAGGAGACATGGATTTATTTAAGCACGCTGTACGGAGGGGGCCCAGAGATTGCTATCAGACAGAACGTGGCCCAGGTCCAAGAACTGGAAAACCTACACGGGGAGCAGAAGATTGAAGCGGAGACGCGGGTTGTGTGA
- the USP20 gene encoding ubiquitin carboxyl-terminal hydrolase 20 isoform X1, translated as MTDTRDICPHLDSIGEVTRDDLLLKSKGTCQSCGAVGPNLWACLQIGCPYVGCGESFADHSTLHAQAKKHNLTVNLTTFRVWCYACEKEVFLDQRLATHTQSPPVKFNEPDSPLPAHPLKAVPIAVADEGESESEDDDLKPRGLTGMKNLGNSCYMNAALQALSNCPPLTQFFLECGGLVRTDKKPALCKSYQKLVSEVWHKKRPSYVVPSSLSHGIKLVNPMFRGYAQQDTQEFLRCLMDQLHEELKEPIVAETRDLDTSDQDDKREGDRSPSEDEFLSCDSSSDRGEGDGQSRTTGNMGSSSLAETELLIQDEAGRGISEKERMKDRKFSCGHRRSNSEQVDEDADVDTTMMPVDGRASPEMLPAPRPASPCRTPEPDNDAYVRCSSRPCSPVHHEVHSKLSSSPPRSSPARLGPSYVLKKAQMQASGKKKKELRYRSVISDIFDGSILSLVQCLTCDRVSTTVETFQDLSLPIPGKEDLAKLHSAIYQNVPAKTGACGDNYASQGWIAFIMEYIRRFVVSCIPSWFWGPVVTLEDCLAAFFAADELKGDNMYSCERCKKLRNGVKYCKVLRLPEILCIHLKRFRHEVMYSFKINSHVSFPLEGLDLRPFLAKECVSQITTYDLLSVICHHGTAGSGHYIAYCQNVINGQWYEFDDQYVTEVHETVVQNAEAYVLFYRKSSEEAVRERQKVVSLASMKEHSLLQFYISREWLNKFNTFAEPGPITNHTFLCSHGGIPPNKYHYIDDLVVILPQNVWEYLYNRFGGGPAVNHLYVCSICQVEIEALAKRRRIEIDTFIKLNKAFQAEESPSVIYCISMQWFREWEAFVKGKDNEPPGPIDNSKIALTKAGGHVQVKQGADYGQISEETWIYLSTLYGGGPEIAIRQNVAQVQELENLHGEQKIEAETRVV; from the exons ATGACGGATACAAGAGACATCTGTCCTCACCTGGATTCCATAGGAGAGGTGACCAGGGATGATCTGCTGCTCAAATCCAAG GGAACTTGCCAGTCTTGTGGAGCTGTGGGACCAAATCTCTGGGCTTGTCTTCAG ATTGGTTGTCCTTACGTTGGTTGTGGGGAGTCCTTTGCTGACCACAGCACACTTCATGCACAG GCCAAAAAGCACAACCTGACGGTGAATCTGACCACTTTCCGTGTCTGGTGTTACGCTTGTGAGAAGGAGGTGTTCTTGGACCAGCGGCTGGCAACGCACACGCAGTCACCGCCAGTAAAGTTCAATGAACCG GATTCTCCATTGCCTGCTCACCCTTTGAAAGCTGTTCCAATTGCAGTGGCTGATGAAGGCGAATCTGAATCAGAGGATGATGATTTGAAACCAAGAG GCCTTACTGGAATGAAAAATCTTGGGAACTCCTGCTACATGAATGCAGCACTTCAGGCTCTCTCTAACTG ccCACCTCTCACACAGTTTTTTCTGGAATGTGGTGGACTGGTCCGTACAGATAAGAAACCAGCACTGTGCAAAAGCTACCAGAAGTTGGTGTCTGAGGTTTGGCATAAGAAACG CCCGAGTTATGTTGTTCCAAGCAGTCTATCCCATGGAATTAAACTCGTCAACCCCATGTTCCGAGGCTATGCACAGCAG GACACTCAGGAGTTCCTGCGGTGCCTGATGGATCAGCTTCATGAAGAACTGAAGGAACCAATTGTTGCAGAGACGAGAGATTTGGATACCAGTGACCAGGACGACAAGCGAGAGGGTGACCGAAGTCCTTCGGAGGATGAGTTTCTCTCCTGTGACTCCAGCAGTGACAGGGGTGAAGGAGATGGTCAAAGCCGGACCACAGGGAACAtgggcagcagctccctggcagAGACAGAGTTGTTGATCCAAGATGAAGCAGGGAGAGGGATCTCCGAGAAAGAGAGGATGAAGGACAGAAAGTTCTCCTGTGGCCATCGGCGCAGCAACTCGGAGCAGGTGGATGAGGATGCAGATGTTGATACTACTATGATGCCAGTTGATGGTAGAGCCTCACCTGAGATGCTGCCAGCTCCCCGTCCTGCCAGCCCATGCAGGACACCCG AACCTGACAACGATGCCTACGTGCGCTGCTCCTCACGTCCCTGCAGTCCAGTCCATCATGAAGTGCACTCCAAGCTCTCTAGCAGTCCTCCTCGCTCCAGTCCTGCCAGGCTTGGACCTTCCTATGTACTCAAGAAAG CCCAGATGCAGGCttctgggaaaaagaagaaagaacttCGCTATCGCAGTGTGATTTCTGACATCTTCGATGGCTCCATTCTCAGCCTGGTGCAGTGCCTCACCTGCGACAGA GTTTCTACAACAGTGGAGACATTCCAGGACCTGTCACTCCCAATCCCAGGGAAGGAGGACTTGGCCAAGTTGCACTCTGCCATCTACCAAAACGTGCCAGCTAAGACAGGGGCATGTGGGGACAACTATGCCTCACAAGGCTGGATTGCTTTCATCATGGAGTATATCCGGAG aTTTGTGGTGTCCTGTATCCCTAGTTGGTTTTGGGGTCCTGTTGTGACGCTGGAGGATTGCCTTGCTGCCTTTTTTGCAGCAGATGAGTTGAAGG GGGACAACATGTACAGTTGTGAACGGTGTAAAAA gCTGCGGAATGGAGTAAAGTATTGCAAAGTCCTCCGGCTACCAGAG ATTCTTTGCATCCACTTGAAACGGTTCCGGCATGAGGTGATGTATTCCTTCAAGATCAACAGTCATGTCTCCTTCCCCTTGGAAGGGCTGGATCTGCGACCTTTCCTAGCCAAGGAGTGTGTCTCCCAGATCACCACCTACGATCTCCTGTCGGTCATCTGTCACCACGGCACAGCAGGCA GTGGGCATTACATAGCCTACTGCCAGAACGTGATCAATGGCCAGTGGTATGAGTTTGATGACCAGTATGTCACTGAAGTCCATGAGACAGTGGTACAGAATGCAGAAGCCTATGTCTTGTTCTACAG GAAAAGCAGTGAAGAAGCTGTGCGAGAGCGTCAGAAGGTTGTGTCCCTTGCCAGCATGAAGGAGCACAGTTTACTGCAGTTCTACATCTCTCGAGAGTGGCTCAATAAATTCAACACCTTTGCTGAGCCTGGTCCCATCACCAATCACACCTTTCTGTGCTCTCATGGAG GGATCCCTCCTAATAAGTACCACTACATCGATGACCTGGTTGTGATTCTGCCCCAGAATGTGTGGGAATATCTCTACAACAG GTTCGGAGGCGGCCCTGCTGTGAACCATCTGTATGTGTGCTCGATTTGCCAAGTGGAGATTGAAGCACTTGCCAAACGCAGGAGAATTGAAATCGACACCTTCATCAAG CTGAACAAGGCATTCCAGGCAGAGGAGTCTCCAAGCGTCATCTATTGTATCAGCATGCAGTGGTTCCGTGAGTGGGAAGCCTTTGTCAAGGGGAAGGATAATG AGCCTCCCGGACCAATTGACAACAGCAAGATTGCACTCACAAAAGCAGGTGGCCACGTGCAAGTTAAGCAGG GTGCTGACTATGGGCAGATTTCTGAGGAGACATGGATTTATTTAAGCACGCTGTACGGAGGGGGCCCAGAGATTGCTATCAGACAGAACGTGGCCCAGGTCCAAGAACTGGAAAACCTACACGGGGAGCAGAAGATTGAAGCGGAGACGCGGGTTGTGTGA